In Prunus dulcis chromosome 1, ALMONDv2, whole genome shotgun sequence, the following are encoded in one genomic region:
- the LOC117613880 gene encoding COBRA-like protein 6: MMSPLFLFGAQRSNAVLFIIFISSLVTSFSLSYGYDSLDPYANITITWDFRLQTGSTYDIKVSIYNFQQFRHLDRPGWKLSWIWQDDDQVIWDMWGAEAMEQGNCSKFRSSPQLPHCCKKQPVIIDFLPGAPYNKQFSNCCKGGELSSMIQDSSKFLSAFQMNVGFGKTNNITEVMPTNFTLGIPGYTCGDAFLVSPTRSSPDGRRWVQTLETWNVTCMYSQFRASPSPKCCVSLSAFYNSTIIPCPKCSCGCQGLPGAKCLKSGEKSPHLLELPRARENEEVPPLVTCSQHMCPIRVHWHVKQSYKEYWRVKITITNLNFVKNYSSWSLVVQHPNLRSVTQLFSFNYHPLNAYGNINDTGMFWGIKSYNDMLLASGQSGNAQSEMLLQKDPGIFTFREGWTFPRRISFNGDECVMPPPDEYPTLPNSATTSRPSLVFFSFLILAFVF, encoded by the exons ATGATGAGCCCCCTCTTTCTGTTTGGTGCTCAAAGATCAAATGCGGTGCTCTTCATCATTTTCATCTCTTCTCTTGTCACCTCCTTCTCATTATCAT ATGGGTATGATTCATTAGATCCTTATGCCAACATAACCATCACTTGGGATTTTCGGCTTCAAACTGGGAGCACATATGAT ATAAAGGTATCAATATACAACTTCCAGCAATTCCGGCATTTGGATCGGCCTGGTTGGAAATTGAGTTGGATATGGCAAGATGATGATCAAGTGATTTGGGACATGTGGGGAGCTGAGGCCATGGAGCAAGGAAACTGCTCCAAGTTCAGGAGCTCACCACAACTTCCTCACTGCTGTAAAAAGCAGCCAGTGATTATTGATTTTTTGCCAGGAGCCCCTTACAACAAGCAGTTCTCCAATTGTTGCAAGGGAGGGGAGCTCTCTTCCATGATCCAAGACTCTTCCAAGTTTCTATCTGCTTTCCAGATGAATGTTGGATTTGGAAAAACCAACAACATTACAGAAGTTATGCCTACCAATTTCACCCTTGGAATTCCTGGTTATACCTGTGGAGACGCATTTCTCGTCTCACCAACTAGGTCTAGTCCCGATGGCCGCCGATGGGTACAAACTCTAG AGACATGGAATGTGACCTGTATGTACTCCCAGTTCAGAGCATCACCTTCTCCAAAATGCTGTGTTTCCTTGTCTGCATTCTACAATAGTACCATTATTCCTTGCCCGAAATGCAGCTGCGGCTGCCAAGGACTGCCGGGAGCAAAATGCCTAAA GTCTGGTGAAAAATCTCCGCATCTGTTGGAGCTTCCACGAGCGCGGGAGAACGAAGAAGTGCCACCTTTGGTGACTTGTTCACAGCACATGTGCCCGATTCGAGTGCATTGGCATGTGAAGCAAAGCTATAAGGAGTACTGGCGGGTGAAGATTACAATCACTAAtcttaattttgttaaaaactATTCGTCTTGGAGCTTAGTCGTTCAACACCCCAACTTGAGGAGTGTAACTCAGTTGTTCAGCTTCAACTACCACCCTCTCAATGCGTATGGAAATATAA ATGATACAGGGATGTTCTGGGGGATCAAATCGTACAATGACATGTTACTCGCGTCCGGCCAGAGCGGCAATGCTCAATCGGAGATGTTACTGCAGAAAGATCCTGGGATTTTCACTTTCAGGGAAGGATGGACTTTTCCTAGAAGAATTTCCTTTAATGGTGATGAATGTGTCATGCCCCCTCCAGATGAGTACCCTACACTTCCCAACAGTGCAACAACATCAAGACCTTCcttagttttcttctcattcttgATCCTTGCATTTGTGTTCTGA